Part of the Chaetodon trifascialis isolate fChaTrf1 chromosome 1, fChaTrf1.hap1, whole genome shotgun sequence genome, ATTCGGCACACATGACATCCAACTTGCAGTTAATAATTCCAATATTCTGATTGATTTTGTCCTTAACACTCAGTCCTCACACAGGGTCTAATGATCACGTGACTCTTCCACATTAAACTGAGACGTGACAATcgaagaagaaaaagtcagcGTTTATTTTCGTCTTGCAGTTTCTGGAATTCACTGAAAATACAcgttcagctgctttcatcccgctgtgggcgctggtggcgtgtcctccaccatgccttggtgcctgctgctcgaggaaaaggggcctttctgtgtggagtttgcatgttctccccgtgttcacccggggtttcctccctaataacccccactaaaaacacctgaccagtggtgacaaagaCGTACTGGTCACAGCTTGATGcggctgcagacagacagaactgggacagacagacacacagacagacacacacacagatggtcaAACTCTGGATGTCTCTCAGGATGTTCATCATGAaagctgtttcctgtctgacgTGACCTCCATGTTTGTCCTCCAGTTGTCtcaggtggtggtgggggcgGTGAAGAGACccactctgtcctctgcttccttttcGAGAGGGGTGAGTAGTtcagggtacacacacacacacacacacacacacacacacacacacacacacacacacacacacacacaatttgtcTCCTCACTTCATCCACTGACTCCAAAACAAattgtgtgtctctctccctctctgcctgtctctctgccccccccccccctctgtgtgtctctttctgtgcctccctgtctgtgtctctgcctgtctgtctgtctgtctgtctgtctgtgtgtctgtctgtgtgtctgtgcagatgCAGACAGTCACTCTGATTCCTGGCGATGGGATTGGTCCAGAgatctcagctgctgtgatgaagaTCTTTGAAGCTGCTAAGGTGAGTGTGGGCAGGCGGAGACATTTTGAAGGTGGCTGTGCTTTAAACCTGTGATTTGTCCACCTGCAGGCTCCCAtcaggtgggaggagaggaacGTGACGGCGATAAAGGGACCGGGCGGTAGATGGATGATCCCTCCTGACGCCAAAGACTCGATGGACAAGAGCAAGATTGGACTGAAAGGTCTGCTGATGTGTATAAACCTCAGCTGCACTGCACAGTTTTCTTTGAGGTGGCCGTCCAGCCTGAACGTTCTCTCCTCCAGGACCCCTGAAGACCCCCATCGCCGCCGGTCACCCCTCCATGaacctgctgctgaggaagaccTTCGACCTTTACGCCAACGTCCGACCCTGCGTCTCCATCGAGGGCTACAAGACTCCGTACACCGACGTCAATCTGGTCACCATCCGGGAGAACACGGAGGGCGAGTACAGCGGCATCGAACACGTGGTGAGTGGATGGGACGGCGTACGAGGCGATGCGTCTGAACTCACTCAGGCTTCCTGCTGTTAGTCAGCAGCTTCTCGACAAACAGACCAATGACTGCTCATCGGTCTGATTGGTCAAAGGCGTCTGTCCGCTTCAGACAGTCGGATACCAACAGCTCCTCAATTAACAGCTAgctgtgctaatgctaatgctaatgcatCTGTGAGCATGAACAAGTTCATactctgtgtgagtgagtgagtgagtgagtgagtgagtgagtgagtgagtgagtgagtgacagagagagagagagagagagagagactggagatGGCTGTAACCATGGTAACTACCTGTAGCCCCAGGTCTCTgtaggacagacaggagaggtaGAGGACGACAGACGGACAGTAACTGACAGGTTGGCGTCTGTGGTTCTGGCGGCTGACCTTCGTCTCTCTCAGGTCACTGGTTCAGTGTCGCGCCATCAGACTGGGTTTGATGGTCTGCCTGCTCACCTGGCTGCCGTACTGGTCTGAGGTCTGATGGTGTCAGCACTGAGGTTGAGACTTCCTGTCCTGCACCTGCTGGATCCTCTGTTGACGTCAGAACGTCTTCGTTAGTCCTGTTGTCTTCATGTCTCAGTCAGCATCAGGCAGTGGATGAATACTGTCGCTGTGTTGAAGTTTTGAGCAGGTGTTCTCACCTGTGTGAGCTGTAGTGATGATGGTGTACCTGCCCTCCTCACCTGTGTCCCTGTAGGTCAGCtagctgctgcagacaggacGCTCTGCTCCTGCTCGTCTTCAGGGTAAGAAGGAGGAAGCAGTTCAGTCGAACACTGAAACCCTGACGCTTCCTGAACCTCGCACCTGTCCACCTGTTGAGTCCTGATGTGGATCAGTCTGTGTTCACACTGTCAGCTCAGATCTGGATCAAAACAAGACAGACATCCGCTTCATCTCTCCGTCCAGAGACGGACAACATctttagcatagcttagcacaaagactgtgagcagagggaaagtgttagcttagcttagcatccaAACAAAATCCAGTGTCTGATTCTCATTTTAATAACTGAACTAAATCATGACCAAACCGGCAGAACGGATCTTTCAGCTGGCAGTAGACATTCGTGTGatgtgtgatgtcacttcctgtcagtggTTCTCCATTCCCACTGACGAACTTTCGCCCATTTTCCTtcccatttttgtttgtgtgtttcccgTCCCTCCACTGTCTGTCCCCTCACCTCAGTCACACCTGTGATGCAGCCTTCAGTGCCGTGCATGAATGCAGGAAACGTGCCCACTGAATGCTAACCGAACATTTCAATCCACTGAAAGCGGTGTACCTGCACAGGTCGACGCCAACATGGCTGTTATCACCAAAACCATCACAGAGgtcagaaaagaaagaataaataaaagagaaggAGCAAAGCATCAGAGTCTGAGTCCAGGTCATGTTTGTTTAAGAAGCCTGAAGGAGTGAGAGGCCTCTGCTGCACCTTCAGGCAGGTGACGCCTCCACCTGGATGGATCTCATGTGATCATCTCACGTGGTCTTTCTGCTCTGAAGTTCTTGCCTGGCCTTGTTGCAGATCGTCGACGGTGTCGTTCAGAGCATCAAACTGATCACTGAGAACGCCAGCAGACGTATCGCCGAGTACGCCTTCGAGTACGCCAGAAACAACCAAAGGAGCAGCGTGACGGCCGTCCACAAGGCCAACATCATGTGAGTCCAGCAGGTTCAGTGACGTCACTGAAGTGGTTTTAAACTTCTTGACAgcttattttatattttcatccaAACgtctttttaaaaatttttaaattaaattgaaagGATTTTTATCgattcctcccacagaccaaaaacatgctcattaggttaattgatgactctaaattgtccttaggtgtgaatgtgagtgtgatagtttgtttgtccttacatgtggccctgcaatcgactggcgaccggttcagggtgtaccccgcctctcacccattgtagctgggataggctccagccccccgcaaccccgaaagggataggcggtatagataatggatggatggatggatggatttttatcGAGCATCAGAACCAGtggcggatgcagaacgtgacCGATGGGcgggcctgatcaccacttcgccAAATTTGataaggggtgtgtgtgtgtgtgtgtgtgtgtgtgtgtgtgtgtgtgtgtgtgtgtgtgtgtgtgtgtgtgtgtgtgtgtgtgtgtgtgtgtgtgtgtgtgtgtgtgtgtgcgcacgcacgcgcgcgcacacacaccttattgcgcgcacacacatcaagtatttgaccaatcacgtgcggcttgaacggaaaaaagtcgagaaaaatacgaaaacaaaacaaaaaaaaaagcccatcgctctctggctccaatcgttcacttcaaaccgACACACCGACACATCAATACTGTGTTACgctagaaagtgttcagcacctacctaatagagggtttggggcttaatccccgattattattattatcattattattattaaactgggctgttaaacatgcagtttaaatggagtttgaaggaaggaagagaaatcgtctCGTCGTCTTGAATGAAGTGggtggctggagtggaggaaacacatgtgaacgcagtttatgcacctttactattcatgaaaaaaaaaagagttcatggcatgcacGTCCATGCCTcgaaaaatgaattcaatccacggtgctcgttttatttaatttttttttttttgaatttctgactgggcgggcaagctgtcaatctggGCGGGCATACGCCCGCCCATGCCCACCCGTAGCTCCGCCCCTGATCAGAACATCGAGCTTCTGTCAGGATtgatgaaaacactgaggtTGGCGTCACGCCTGAATGAACGCCTCGCTATTGTAGGTTGATTTATGATCACATGAACGCATCCGTAGACCAGCAGAGACAGTGCGTGTGTCTGTAGTTCAGACTGAAGGATGCTGAGTCGCTCTGATGCGTTCAGGGTCCGtcttttggaaaatgttcagACACATTAATCACTCAGCTGTTCACGTGAGAAGTGACAGATtgtgaagaatgaaaagagagctgagagaggTCAAACTCCGCCCACATTTGCACCTGCATGCAGCTGACCAGTCACAGCCAGGGGTGCGTGTCATCAGTCGTCACACAgacctgaagtcagaaaggtgTGTTCCTGTAATGTCTCAGTCACAGGTAATGCTGCAGCAGGGGG contains:
- the LOC139330525 gene encoding isocitrate dehydrogenase [NAD] subunit alpha, mitochondrial codes for the protein MAGSAWRSMLSQVVVGAVKRPTLSSASFSRGMQTVTLIPGDGIGPEISAAVMKIFEAAKAPIRWEERNVTAIKGPGGRWMIPPDAKDSMDKSKIGLKGPLKTPIAAGHPSMNLLLRKTFDLYANVRPCVSIEGYKTPYTDVNLVTIRENTEGEYSGIEHVIVDGVVQSIKLITENASRRIAEYAFEYARNNQRSSVTAVHKANIMRMSDGLFLRKCREVAENFKDIKFTEMYLDTVCLNMVQDPTQFDVLVMPNLYGDILSDLCAGLIGGLGVTPSGNIGANGVAIFESVHGTAPDIAGMDMANPTALLLSAVMMLRHMGLHDYGNKIQTACFDTIRDKKVLTKDLGGNSKCSEFTDDICRRVRDLD